One Saimiri boliviensis isolate mSaiBol1 chromosome 5, mSaiBol1.pri, whole genome shotgun sequence genomic window carries:
- the LOC141584457 gene encoding small ribosomal subunit protein uS2-like produces MSGPLEVLQMKEEDVLMFLAAGTHLGGTNLDFYLEQYIYKRKSDGIYIINLERIWEKLLLAAHAIVAIENPADVSITSSRNIGQRAVLKLAAATGATPIAGRFTPGTFTNHIQAAFKEPWLLVVTYPRADHQPLMEASYVNLPTTALCNTDSPLCYVDIAIPCNNKGAPSVGVMHWMLAWEVLPMCGTISCECPWEIVPALCFYKDPEEIEKEEQAAAEKAVTKEEFQDEWTAPAPEFTATQPEVADWSEGVQVPSVAYYSSSLLKSRALSLPLKIGL; encoded by the coding sequence ATGTCCGGACCCCTTGAAGTCCTGCAAATGAAGGAGGAGGATGTCCTTATGTTCCTTGCAGCAGGAACCCATTTAGGTGGCACCAACCTTGACTTCTATTTGGAACAGTacatctataaaaggaaaagtgatggcATCTACATCATAAATCTGGAGAGGATCTGGGAGAAGCTTCTCTTGGCAGCTCACGCCATTGTTGCTATTGAAAACCCTGCTGATGTCAGTATTACATCCTCCAGGAATATTGGCCAGAGGGCAGTGCTGAAGCTTGCTGCTGCCACTGGAGCCACTCCAATTGCTGGCCGCTTCACTCCTGGAACCTTCACTAACCACATCCAGGCAGCCTTCAAGGAGCCATGGCTGCTTGTGGTTACTTACCCCAGGGCTGACCACCAGCCTCTCATGGAGGCATCTTATGTTAACCTGCCTACCACTGCTCTGTGTAACACAGATTCTCCTCTGTGCTATGTGGACATTGCCATCCCATGCAACAACAAGGGAGCTCCCTCAGTGGGTGTGATGCATTGGATGCTGGCTTGGGAAGTTCTGCCCATGTGTGGCACCATCTCTTGTGAATGCCCATGGGAGATCGTGCCTGCTCTCTGCTTCTACAAAGATCCTGAAGAGATTGAAAAAGAGGAGCAGGCTGCGGCTGAAAAGGCTGTGACCAAGGAGGAATTTCAGGATGAATGGACTgctccagctcctgagttcacTGCTACTCAGCCTGAGGTTGCCGACTGGTCTGAAGGCGTACAGGTGCCCTCTGTTGCCTATTACAGCAGTTCTCTACTGAAGAGTAGAGCGCTCAGCCTGCCACTGAAAATTGGTCTGTAG